A window of Aurantibacillus circumpalustris genomic DNA:
ACAAATTCTGAAATTACAATTGTACCAGTTAGTGATGTTGTTTATATTGAAGCGTACGATGATTATGTGAAAATTTTTACAAAGGATACTTATTATTTAAAAAAGAAAACGATGAACTATTATGAGCAAGTACTTGATCCTGCTAAGTTTTTCAGGGCTCATCGTTCCTATATTTTTAATTTGCAACATCTTACTCGTATAGAGCCCTTAGAAAAAAATTCTCATGTTGTTTTACTTAAATCCGGAAAAAAAATACCGCTTAGTCGGCCTTCTTATTCTAAATTAAAAAGCATGTTAGGAATATAACTTAAATTGCTTTTACAATTTTAACTGGATTTATTATTCGTTACCAACAAATCCAAATCTTTTCTTAATTGAAAAAGATTCACAATTTTAAATTCATTTTGTTTCATAAAAACAAAAGTAAGCACGGCTGCTTGGGCCAGGTAAGAAAGTGACGCTGCATAACAGGCCCCAATTAACCCAAAATGCGAAATAAAATAGTAGCTCGTGCATAAAGTCACAACTAGACCGCAACTATTAGCAATCAGCAAAATTTTTTGGCGTCCGAGTCCTGAATAGTAATGGCTTATAATACTTGAAAAACTGAGAAACAAAACTCCCGGCGATAAATAAAGCATAATGGTCTTTGTTCCCGAAAAGTCTTTTCCGAGGAAACTAGTAAAAAAAACCTCCGGTAAAAATAATACCACAATTATGCAAAGAGAGCTAAGCAAAAAACTAATTTTTGATAGTAAAAAGGTAACTCTTCCGTTATTGATTGAGTCTTTTCGATTTGCTATGTGCGTTAAAATAATCGGCGAAATACTACCACTTAAAATCCAAACGGACTCTATTAGTGATGTGGCGCTTGCATAAACACCAACCAACATGGCTGTAGCTATCATATAATAATTGTATCGGTTACTTAAAGTGTGTGCAAGATTTCCTAGTTGATTAACTAAACCGTTTCTTAAAATATCTTTAGTTTTTACTTCAGCTTTTGTTTTATCATCATTTGAAATTGTTTTAATAACAAAGTAACAAGAGATTAGAAGAGAAACACTCCAGGAGACATAAGCCGCAATAATGTATGCGCAGACATTTTTAATATCAAGCAAAAAAACATTTACACAAAGAATAGCAAGCAAGAGTAATGGCTGAAAAAAGATTAGAAAATTATAAGTCTTAATTTTTTCTTTTGCAAGTAGTATAACTCCATGAAATGCCT
This region includes:
- a CDS encoding lipopolysaccharide biosynthesis protein, producing the protein MIKNLIVSFFAKSAVAFTLLAILLVQSRQLGGEEVGQVSLLVLNLAIIQTISDIYTGSALVYFIAKYALAKIYIKGILWTIACIVSINLIFYAFHVGMQELWIHVLILSFISTLQAFHGVILLAKEKIKTYNFLIFFQPLLLLAILCVNVFLLDIKNVCAYIIAAYVSWSVSLLISCYFVIKTISNDDKTKAEVKTKDILRNGLVNQLGNLAHTLSNRYNYYMIATAMLVGVYASATSLIESVWILSGSISPIILTHIANRKDSINNGRVTFLLSKISFLLSSLCIIVVLFLPEVFFTSFLGKDFSGTKTIMLYLSPGVLFLSFSSIISHYYSGLGRQKILLIANSCGLVVTLCTSYYFISHFGLIGACYAASLSYLAQAAVLTFVFMKQNEFKIVNLFQLRKDLDLLVTNNKSS